A portion of the Lolium rigidum isolate FL_2022 chromosome 1, APGP_CSIRO_Lrig_0.1, whole genome shotgun sequence genome contains these proteins:
- the LOC124647248 gene encoding importin-9 produces MPFLRPKSSSAAAGQLIAMAAAADGDQRWLVECLTATLDTARDVRAFAEESLRQASLQPGYGAALTKVTINKEIPFGLRQLAAVLLKQFIKHHWEEQEENFVPPVVSASEKVVIRQLLLTSLDDSNGKIRTAIGMAVAAIGQNDWPEDWPELLSFLLKLIGDQSNGNGVRGALRCLALLSDDLDDECIPKLVPELFPSLYIIISSPHLYENSLRAKAVGIVHSCISMLGSMSGVYKRETLSLMTSMLDPLMEQFSIILNSPVLSQNPDDWSMQFEVLKCLLQLIQNFPRLPEAKISAILAPLWQTFVSSFKVYHLSAIQASEDVDSVGYDSDGSERSIESFGIQLFELWTTIVGNSLLAKVIAGSIKELAYYTISFQQITEEQVQNWSRDANQYVADEDDVTYSCRVSGSLLLEEIVTAYEDYGIDSILEASQICFRESCELRQAGSADWWRLHEASLFALGSLSEHLCEAQDCGYNVRDLLEKMVIDIMGTGVQQYPFLHARAFSVVAKFSSLISKGICEQYLCNAAQAIASDVPPPVKVGACRALAQLLPESTQSSVQQNIMGILSSLVDLLRQASEETLHLVLETLQSAIKSGGEQSTSIEPVISPIILDVWAQNIADPFISIDAVEVLEAIKNAPGCLQPLVSRILPTIGSILSKSKIQPDGLVAGSLDLLAMILKNAPAAVVKAVFDTCFTFIIQITLESDDHGEMQNATECLAAFISGGRQELLAWGGEPGSTLKMLLSAASRLLDPELESSVSLFVGSYILQLILHLPSHLSPHIPELIAAIVRRMQSSDIAGLKSSLVVIIARLVHLSAPNVDQFVNLLLAIPAEGYGNSLAYIMSEWSQLQGEIQGAYQIKVTTTALAFLICTRHPELSRIEVNGHLVKTSAGITTRSKARVTPDHWTKIPLPSKIFSLLADTLTEIQEQVGDDADNVCEEDSDWEEVQNGDGIPHDMLHAASVPSNANPSVEHLNAMAKVFDEDEDDSYDDDLAKTDSLNEVKLLDFLTNTFVNLWESDRPLFEYLLQGLSNPQKVAVEKVLRK; encoded by the exons ATGCCGTTTCTTCGG CCCAAGTCGTCGTCGGCGGCCGCCGGTCAATTgatcgcaatggcggcggcggcggacggggaCCAGCGGTGGCTGGTGGAGTGCCTGACGGCCACGCTCGACACCGCCCGCGACGTCCGCGCCTTCGCCGAGGAGTCGCTCCGCCAGGCCTCCCTCCAGCCAG GATACGGAGCTGCCCTCACAAAGGTCACAATCAACAAGGAGATCCCTTTTGGGCTACGTCAG CTTGCTGCTGTCTTGTTAAAACAGTTCATCAAGCATCACTGGGAGGAACAAGAAGAGAATTTCGTGCCTCCTGTTGTTTCTGCCTCAGAAAAG GTTGTTATACGTCAACTCCTTCTTACCTCACTTGATGATTCTAACGGGAAAATACGCACTGCTATTGGCATGGCTGTAGCAGCTATTGGGCAGAATGATTGGCCAGAAGACTGGCCCGAGTTACTGTCCTTTCTCTTAAAGTTAATTGGTGATCAAAGCAATGGGAATGGAG TTCGTGGAGCATTAAGATGCCTAGCTCTTCTATCAGATGATTTAGATGATGAATGCATTCCAAAATTAGTGCCAGAGCTATTCCCATCATTGTACATAATAATATCATCTCCGCAC CTGTATGAAAATTCTCTTCGTGCAAAAGCTGTTGGAATAGTCCATTCATGTATTTCCATGCTTGGATCAATGAGTGGTGTTTATAAG AGAGAGACACTCAGTTTGATGACTTCAATGCTTGATCCACTTATGGAGCAATTCTCTATAATTTTAAATTCACCGGTGTTGTCCCAAAATCCTGATGACTGGAGTATGCAGTTTGAG GTGCTTAAGTGTTTACTCCAGCTTATCCAGAACTTTCCTAGACTACCTGAAGCCAAAATTTCTG CTATTCTTGCGCCGTTGTGGCAGACCTTTGTTTCATCCTTCAAGGTCTATCACCTGTCAGCCATTCAAGCTTCAGAGGATGTTGATTCTGTTGGCTACGATTCTGATGGGAGTGAAAGAAGTATTGAATCCTTTGGGATCCAG TTATTTGAGCTATGGACAACTATCGTGGGAAATTCTCTGTTAGCAAAG GTCATTGCAGGAAGCATTAAAGAGTTGGCGTACTACACTATATCCTTTCAACAGATAACTGAAGAACAG GTACAAAACTGGTCACGTGATGCTAACCAGTATGTTGCCGACGAGGATGATGTAACTTATAGCTGTCGTGTGTCTG GATCTCTTTTGCTGGAAGAGATAGTCACTGCCTACGAGGATTATGGAATTGACTCAATTCTGGAAGCTTCACAGATTTGTTTtcgtgaatcatgtgaattaagaCAAGCAGGTTCTGCCGACTGGTGGAGG CTGCATGAAGCATCACTTTTTGCTCTAGGTTCACTTTCAGAACATCTATGTGAAGCACAG GATTGTGGTTACAATGTGCGAGATTTACTCGAGAAGATGGTAATTGACATTATGGGGACAG GAGTGCAGCAGTACCCGTTTCTTCATGCGCGTGCATTCTCCGTTGTGGCTAAGTTCTCTTCACTG ATAAGTAAGGGGATCTGTGAGCAATATCTATGCAATGCTGCCCAGGCGATCGCCTCTGATGT GCCACCCCCAGTTAAAGTAGGCGCCTGTAGGGCACTGGCCCAACTTTTGCCGGAATCTACTCAGAGTTCAGTTCAGCAAAACATTATGGGCATACTCTCATCTCTTGTGGATCTTCTGAGGCAG GCATCTGAGGAGACACTGCATCTTGTTCTAGAAACACTCCAATCAGCCATTAAATCTG GCGGTGAACAATCAACATCAATTGAACCAGTTATCTCTCCTATCATACTAGATGTTTGGGCCCAAAACATCGCTGACCCATTCATTAGTATCGACGCTGTAGAAGTATTAGAG GCCATCAAGAATGCTCCTGGATGCTTACAACCGCTTGTATCTCGGATTCTTCCAACGATTGGGTCCATTTTATCAAAA TCCAAGATCCAGCCAGATGGACTTGTTGCAGGTTCGCTAGACCTCCTGGCGATGATACTGAAA AATGCCCCAGCTGCTGTCGTTAAGGCAGTATTTGACACATGCTTTACATTTATCATTCAAATTACGCTTGAAAGCGATGACCATGGAGAGATGCAG AATGCGACAGAATGTTTGGCAGCATTTATATCAGGTGGCCGGCAGGAGTTGCTTGCTTGGGGTGGCGAACCAGGAAGTACATTGAAGATGCTACTTAGTGCAGCTTCAAG GCTTTTAGATCCAGAGTTAGAAAGTTCAGTATCGCTCTTTGTTGGGAGTTACATTCTACAACTTATTTTGCATCTACCTTCGCACCTATCTCCCCACATTCCAGAGCTCATTGCTGCTATTGTGAGACGTATGCAATCAAGTGACATTGCAGGATTGAAGAGCTCTCTTGTTGTTATAATAGCCAGATTA GTACATCTAAGTGCACCAAATGTTGATCAGTTTGTCAACCTTTTACTTGCAATTCCTGCCGAGGGCTATGGAAATTCATTAGCTTATATAATGTCAGAATGGTCACAACTACAAG GTGAAATTCAAGGAGCCTACCAGATAAAGGTAACAACTACAGCCTTAGCTTTTCTCATATGTACCCGTCATCCTGAGTTATCTAGGATTGAAGTCAATGGTCATCTTGTCAAG ACTAGTGCAGGTATTACCACACGGTCAAAAGCCCGGGTAACTCCTGATCACTGGACCAAGATTCCTCTTCCATCTAAG ATCTTCTCACTGTTAGCGGACACTTTAACTGAAATCCAGGAACAAGTCGGCGATGATGCTGACAACGTTTGTGAAGAG GATAGTGACTGGGAGGAGGTTCAGAATGGTGATGGGATTCCACATGATATGCTACATGCAGCATCAGTTCCTTCAAATGCTAATCCGTCAGTTGAGCACCTAAATGCAATGGCAAAAGTTTTTGATGAG GATGAAGACGATAGTTACGATGATGATCTGGCAAAAACTGACTCTCTTAATGAG GTGAAGTTGTTGGACTTTCTAACAAACACATTTGTCAACCTGTGGGAAAGTGATCGGCCACTTTTTGAGTATCTGTTGCAG GGCCTATCAAACCCACAAAAGGTTGCTGTAGAGAAGGTTTTGCGGAAGTGA